In the Moraxella osloensis genome, one interval contains:
- the yejB gene encoding microcin C ABC transporter permease YejB, giving the protein MGKYILKRLLLIIPTLFLILLTNFAIVQSAPGGPVEQKISQIEAEQKQGATQTQLSTTTYQGSRGLSPDMVEAIKKQYGFDKSAPERFWLMLTSYAKGDFGTSFFKGKPVGELILDKMPVSISLGLWSTLLIYLIAVPLGIAKARRHNSLMDKTTALLLAVSYAVPVFVLAVVLLVMLAGGSYWQIFPLQGLVSENFDKLSTFGKIKDYFWHLALPITASTIGGFAGLAYLTKFSFMEELNKQYVLTARSKGLSEKKVLYGHVFRNAMMIIIAGLPSAIVGIFFTGNFLIEVIFNLDGLGRLGFEAIGQRDYPVIFGTLFIFTLMGLILQLISDVTYHLIDPRIDFEGR; this is encoded by the coding sequence ATGGGCAAATATATTCTTAAACGGCTGTTGTTAATCATCCCCACCTTGTTTTTGATTCTGCTCACCAATTTCGCCATTGTCCAATCGGCGCCGGGCGGTCCTGTCGAGCAAAAAATATCCCAAATTGAAGCAGAACAAAAACAGGGCGCCACCCAAACCCAACTGTCAACGACCACTTATCAAGGCAGTCGCGGTTTATCGCCAGACATGGTCGAGGCTATCAAAAAACAATACGGCTTTGATAAATCCGCGCCCGAGCGATTTTGGCTCATGTTGACAAGCTATGCCAAGGGCGATTTTGGTACCTCATTTTTTAAGGGTAAACCCGTGGGCGAGTTGATTTTGGATAAAATGCCTGTGTCGATTTCACTAGGACTTTGGAGTACGCTACTGATTTATTTAATCGCTGTACCGCTAGGGATTGCCAAAGCCAGACGCCATAATTCACTAATGGATAAAACTACCGCGTTGCTGCTTGCGGTGAGTTATGCCGTGCCTGTGTTTGTGCTTGCGGTGGTGTTACTGGTGATGTTGGCAGGGGGGAGTTATTGGCAGATTTTTCCGCTACAAGGCTTGGTGAGTGAGAATTTTGATAAGCTGTCCACGTTTGGCAAAATCAAAGATTATTTTTGGCATTTGGCATTACCCATCACGGCAAGCACGATTGGCGGGTTTGCAGGCCTGGCGTATTTGACCAAATTTAGTTTTATGGAAGAGTTGAACAAACAATACGTGCTGACGGCTCGCAGTAAAGGGTTAAGCGAAAAAAAAGTGCTATACGGTCATGTATTTCGCAATGCGATGATGATTATTATTGCAGGCTTGCCATCGGCGATTGTGGGAATATTTTTTACCGGCAATTTTTTGATTGAAGTAATTTTTAACTTAGATGGTTTGGGACGACTGGGGTTTGAAGCGATTGGGCAACGCGATTATCCGGTAATTTTTGGCACGTTGTTTATTTTTACCTTGATGGGGCTGATTTTGCAGTTGATAAGTGATGTGACTTATCATCTCATTGATCCCCGTATTGATTTTGAGGGTCGCTAA
- a CDS encoding type II toxin-antitoxin system VapB family antitoxin, with translation MRTNIIIDDNLMQQTLQATGIKTKKEAVEQGLKLLLQKSQQQKIRDLRGKLHWEDDLVEMRKTGVEA, from the coding sequence ATGCGAACTAACATCATAATAGATGACAATCTAATGCAACAGACCCTACAAGCCACAGGCATTAAAACTAAAAAAGAAGCCGTCGAACAAGGGCTAAAGCTACTCTTGCAAAAAAGCCAACAACAAAAAATCCGTGACTTACGGGGCAAACTGCATTGGGAAGACGACTTAGTCGAAATGCGTAAAACAGGTGTTGAAGCGTGA
- a CDS encoding globin domain-containing protein encodes MLTQSQIDIVKSTVPVLEQHGNDITKVFYTNMFNDHPELLDIFNKTNQSQGRQQTALATTVLAAAKHIEQLAVLLPQVTQISHKHRALQIQPEHYPIVGKHLLRAIKQVLGDAATDEIMTAWEAAYAEIAKVFINVEQTMYRQAEWQGFQPFKVVKKQITGTDIAQFSVLPTEGNPVELNTLDLKPGQYITVKVKPANSDHIALRHYSLTSATIHDGLQFAVRRDNRNAHEGLVSNYLHDEVEVGDEILLSAPAGDFLLDEMLATQNQIPLVLISAGVGITPVLAMLERQIAINPNRKIIWAYACQDSDYHAFSQEVETLLGKASQAELHKFYFANGELLEKSWLANLPNPADIYICGSVMFMEQMIGDLLSLNHAQSHVHYEPFGPKMSLQPQVA; translated from the coding sequence GTGCTGACCCAATCACAAATTGATATTGTCAAATCTACTGTTCCAGTTCTTGAACAACATGGTAACGACATCACCAAAGTGTTTTATACCAATATGTTCAATGATCACCCTGAGCTATTGGATATTTTTAATAAAACCAACCAAAGCCAAGGTCGTCAGCAGACTGCCCTTGCCACGACTGTGTTGGCGGCAGCCAAGCATATTGAGCAATTGGCAGTACTGTTGCCGCAAGTGACACAAATTAGTCACAAGCACCGCGCCTTGCAAATCCAGCCTGAGCATTATCCGATTGTAGGTAAGCATCTGCTACGTGCCATTAAACAGGTGCTCGGTGATGCAGCTACCGATGAGATTATGACGGCATGGGAGGCTGCCTATGCAGAAATTGCCAAAGTATTTATCAACGTTGAGCAAACGATGTACCGTCAAGCAGAATGGCAAGGTTTTCAGCCATTTAAAGTGGTCAAAAAACAAATCACGGGCACTGATATCGCCCAATTTAGTGTTTTGCCAACAGAAGGTAATCCCGTTGAGTTAAATACGCTTGATTTAAAACCAGGTCAGTACATCACGGTAAAAGTAAAACCTGCCAACAGTGACCATATAGCTTTACGTCATTATTCGTTAACGTCAGCGACCATCCATGACGGTTTGCAATTTGCCGTACGTCGTGACAATCGTAATGCGCACGAAGGATTGGTATCGAATTATCTTCATGATGAAGTTGAGGTCGGTGATGAAATTTTGCTGTCAGCACCAGCGGGTGATTTTTTACTGGATGAAATGCTTGCTACCCAAAACCAGATACCGTTGGTATTGATAAGTGCAGGTGTGGGTATTACCCCTGTTTTAGCAATGTTGGAGCGTCAAATTGCGATTAATCCTAATCGTAAAATTATTTGGGCCTATGCTTGCCAAGATAGCGATTACCATGCGTTTTCGCAAGAAGTCGAGACACTGCTAGGCAAAGCAAGCCAAGCTGAACTACACAAATTCTATTTTGCCAACGGTGAACTATTAGAAAAATCTTGGCTTGCCAATTTGCCAAATCCTGCGGATATTTATATCTGTGGTTCTGTAATGTTTATGGAACAGATGATTGGCGATCTATTGAGCCTAAACCATGCGCAAAGCCACGTACATTATGAACCATTTGGTCCAAAAATGAGTCTACAACCGCAAGTTGCTTAA
- a CDS encoding ATP-binding cassette domain-containing protein encodes MSELLKVKNLTIKSATQTLVDNLSYTLRTGETLAIVGESGSGKSISSLALLGLLPNSLSITGQASLTDSQTEQAISLPIEKNSLSKDSQNIFRQIRGKRIGMIFQEPMTALNPLHTVGKQIAESLSLAGVAKKHWRQRTLALLSQVNITNPESKLARYPHELSGGQRQRIMIAMALAQDPDIIIADEPTTALDVTLRHEILGLLHRLKNERGMAMILISHDLNLVKRYSDNLIVMQQGKVMEQGATQAIFDHPQHSYTRSLIYQDFGQSLPIIDNSPSVLEVKQLTIAFPQKNNILGQTIQWFEAVKGLNLTLVQGQSLGIVGESGSGKTTTALALIKLLANAAKVQGQILLSAQAHMTDVLALSNKAFLPYRSDIQMVFQDPYASINPRFSVFEIIEEGLSIQGMAKTGREKAVLAALDTVRLPRDFVSRYPHELSGGQRQRVALARALVMKPKILLLDEPTSALDSSTQVAIVKLLRDIQAKFGLSYIFISHDLQVVKALCQTILVLKNGETQAYDTTDNIFTQPQNHYVTALIAHSSEN; translated from the coding sequence ATGAGCGAGTTACTCAAAGTCAAAAACCTAACCATCAAATCTGCAACCCAAACGCTGGTTGATAACCTATCTTACACCCTGCGCACAGGCGAAACCCTCGCCATTGTCGGCGAATCTGGCTCTGGCAAATCCATATCAAGCCTTGCTTTACTCGGACTATTGCCAAATAGCCTAAGTATCACAGGACAAGCCAGTTTAACAGATAGCCAAACCGAGCAAGCAATCAGTTTACCGATTGAAAAAAATAGCCTAAGCAAAGATAGCCAAAATATCTTTCGCCAAATCCGTGGCAAACGCATCGGCATGATTTTTCAAGAGCCGATGACCGCCTTAAACCCCTTGCACACGGTGGGCAAACAAATCGCCGAATCGTTAAGTTTGGCTGGCGTGGCAAAAAAACACTGGCGACAGCGTACCCTAGCGCTGCTTTCCCAAGTCAATATTACCAACCCTGAAAGCAAACTTGCCCGCTATCCGCACGAACTATCTGGTGGACAACGACAGCGTATCATGATAGCGATGGCACTGGCGCAAGACCCTGATATCATCATCGCTGACGAGCCGACTACCGCCCTAGATGTGACTTTACGCCATGAGATTTTGGGGTTACTGCATCGACTAAAAAACGAGCGGGGCATGGCGATGATACTCATTAGCCATGACTTAAACCTTGTCAAACGCTACAGCGACAACCTCATCGTCATGCAACAAGGCAAAGTCATGGAGCAGGGGGCGACCCAAGCAATTTTTGACCATCCGCAGCACAGTTATACTCGCTCATTGATTTATCAAGATTTTGGACAAAGTTTGCCAATCATTGACAATTCACCCAGTGTTTTAGAAGTTAAACAGTTAACCATCGCTTTCCCCCAAAAAAACAATATATTGGGTCAAACTATCCAGTGGTTTGAGGCGGTCAAAGGGTTAAATTTGACCCTTGTACAAGGGCAATCCTTGGGTATAGTGGGCGAGTCGGGTTCTGGCAAAACCACCACGGCTTTGGCACTCATCAAATTATTGGCGAATGCCGCCAAGGTGCAAGGTCAGATTTTGCTGTCAGCGCAGGCTCACATGACGGACGTTTTAGCGTTGTCGAATAAAGCCTTTTTGCCCTATCGCTCAGATATTCAAATGGTATTTCAAGACCCGTATGCCAGTATCAATCCACGGTTTAGTGTGTTTGAGATAATTGAAGAAGGGCTAAGCATTCAAGGGATGGCAAAAACGGGGCGTGAAAAAGCGGTATTAGCAGCCTTAGACACGGTGCGGTTGCCACGAGATTTTGTCAGCCGTTATCCACATGAGCTTTCAGGCGGTCAGCGTCAGCGGGTGGCACTTGCGCGGGCGTTGGTGATGAAACCCAAAATTTTGTTACTCGATGAGCCCACATCCGCGCTTGATAGCAGCACCCAAGTGGCAATAGTGAAGTTATTGCGAGATATTCAAGCAAAATTTGGCTTAAGCTATATTTTTATCAGCCATGATTTGCAGGTGGTTAAGGCATTGTGTCAAACGATACTGGTATTGAAAAATGGCGAGACACAAGCGTATGATACGACAGACAATATCTTCACCCAACCACAAAATCACTATGTGACTGCCCTAATTGCGCACAGCAGTGAAAACTAG
- a CDS encoding PIN domain nuclease, which produces MNLPIIADTSVWIDYFNGHSTPHTDFLDTQLEASNVAIFDVILMEILQGFRLDTDYNQAKNALDSLLCYDILNQQNAIKYADYYRQLRKQGITIRKANDVMIASFCVEHQLPLLFCDRDFIPFTQHFGLISALNFS; this is translated from the coding sequence GTGAACTTGCCTATCATCGCTGATACTAGCGTTTGGATAGACTATTTTAACGGTCATTCAACACCTCACACCGATTTTTTGGACACGCAACTTGAGGCAAGTAATGTGGCAATTTTTGATGTAATTTTGATGGAAATCTTGCAAGGTTTTCGCCTTGATACAGACTACAATCAAGCCAAAAATGCCCTTGATAGTTTATTATGTTACGATATTTTAAACCAACAAAATGCGATTAAATACGCTGACTATTACCGCCAATTACGCAAGCAAGGCATTACCATTCGTAAAGCCAATGATGTGATGATTGCTAGTTTTTGCGTTGAACATCAATTACCCCTGTTATTTTGCGATAGGGATTTTATTCCGTTTACTCAGCATTTTGGGTTGATTTCTGCATTGAATTTTAGTTAA
- the gloB gene encoding hydroxyacylglutathione hydrolase: MLKIHPIPAFTDNYIWAIINDETQEVIIVDAGDDKPVLDFVKNQNLTISQIWVTHHHSDHIGGVTALANAFPNAQVFAHANIHPLINATHLIPVAEGRELTAWGSPVQVWQVAGHTEKHLAYLVTLDNRLHIFCGDTLFRAGCGRVFTGTIETLFESFERFAQLHDDETLFYPAHEYTLSNLNFAQFIEPNNPAIAQAIAHDSELRQQNTPTLPTSLADEKAINPFMRAVIAPSDEMIKTVQTQTGIEDDSPFEIFKALRQLKNNF, encoded by the coding sequence ATGCTAAAAATCCACCCAATCCCAGCCTTCACTGACAACTACATTTGGGCGATTATCAATGATGAAACACAAGAAGTGATTATTGTTGATGCTGGCGATGACAAGCCTGTACTCGATTTTGTCAAAAATCAAAACCTCACAATTAGCCAAATCTGGGTGACCCATCATCACAGCGACCACATCGGCGGCGTCACAGCATTGGCAAATGCGTTTCCAAATGCCCAAGTTTTTGCCCATGCCAATATTCACCCGCTAATCAATGCCACGCATTTAATCCCCGTCGCTGAAGGGCGCGAATTAACCGCTTGGGGCAGTCCTGTGCAGGTGTGGCAAGTGGCAGGGCATACCGAAAAACATTTAGCGTACTTAGTGACGCTTGATAACCGTCTGCATATTTTTTGTGGCGATACGCTATTTCGCGCAGGTTGTGGCCGTGTTTTCACCGGCACGATTGAGACGTTGTTTGAAAGCTTTGAGCGTTTTGCGCAGTTACATGACGATGAAACGCTATTTTATCCTGCCCATGAGTATACCTTGTCAAATCTTAACTTTGCTCAGTTTATCGAGCCCAATAACCCAGCCATTGCACAGGCAATAGCGCATGACAGTGAGTTACGCCAGCAAAATACGCCAACCTTGCCAACCTCGTTAGCCGATGAAAAAGCCATCAATCCGTTTATGCGTGCGGTGATTGCACCCAGTGATGAGATGATAAAAACCGTACAAACGCAGACAGGGATTGAGGATGACAGTCCGTTTGAGATATTTAAAGCCTTACGTCAACTAAAGAATAACTTTTAA
- a CDS encoding MFS transporter — protein MINIPMGALGMWAGWKLMPNYLQRNPSMDLLGFLLFGGAMASFTFALEFANNIHADNLASAVFPVMVALLAIMLLIGYYYHAKYSESRNGQQPLFGLDLFQVRTFRVGIVGNLLTRLGMSAIPFLLPLLLQVVQGYSPSQAGWMLAPIAVGALLTKPLVTRIVKRFGYRRTLAGNTLLIGVNIMLLSQLNQTTPIWLSVPFLTFMGACNSLQFSTMNTISIARLRPSQTSSGNSLLSVNQQLAISFGIGFGAMLLHLLTPARASLAQTQTAFSYSFIILGIMTILSGLYFLRLHRFDGKGLYQ, from the coding sequence TTGATTAATATTCCCATGGGGGCATTGGGGATGTGGGCAGGGTGGAAACTGATGCCCAACTATCTACAGCGCAATCCCAGCATGGATTTGCTTGGATTTTTGCTGTTTGGTGGCGCGATGGCAAGCTTTACCTTTGCGCTCGAGTTTGCCAATAACATTCATGCCGATAATCTGGCTTCAGCGGTTTTTCCCGTGATGGTTGCTTTATTGGCGATTATGCTGCTTATTGGCTATTATTATCACGCCAAATACTCAGAATCGCGTAATGGACAACAACCGCTATTTGGCTTGGATTTGTTTCAAGTGCGTACCTTTCGGGTGGGCATTGTTGGCAATTTGCTGACCCGTTTGGGGATGAGTGCGATTCCTTTTCTACTGCCGCTACTGCTGCAAGTGGTGCAGGGTTATTCGCCGTCACAAGCGGGTTGGATGTTGGCACCGATTGCGGTGGGCGCGCTGTTGACCAAGCCGCTGGTCACGCGTATTGTGAAGCGATTTGGTTATCGTAGAACATTGGCGGGCAATACCTTGTTGATTGGGGTTAATATCATGCTGCTATCACAACTCAATCAAACCACGCCGATTTGGCTAAGTGTGCCATTTTTGACTTTTATGGGGGCGTGTAATTCGCTACAATTTAGCACGATGAACACCATCAGTATCGCACGGCTTCGCCCAAGTCAAACCAGCAGTGGCAATAGTTTATTGTCCGTCAACCAACAGTTGGCGATTAGTTTTGGGATTGGCTTTGGGGCGATGCTGCTACATTTACTGACGCCCGCTCGCGCCTCGCTGGCACAGACGCAAACCGCGTTTTCATACAGTTTTATCATATTGGGTATCATGACGATTTTATCTGGGTTGTATTTTTTGCGGTTGCACCGATTTGATGGCAAAGGACTATACCAGTAG
- a CDS encoding MFS transporter, with protein sequence MPNSIITEDKKPQHDLFAIAALTPAQTKYLPIVVAIALFMQILDSTVLNTALPAMAHDLNQPALSMQWTVISYALTLAIFTPISGFIADKYGTKTTFMVAIGVFTAGSMMCAVSPTLNSLIFSRVVQGLGGAMLMPVGKLTLIKSYPRERMLSVMNYAVMPAMIAPVIGPLVGGYLVELASWHWIFFD encoded by the coding sequence ATGCCAAATTCCATCATTACCGAAGACAAAAAGCCACAGCATGACCTATTTGCTATAGCTGCCTTAACCCCCGCGCAAACCAAATATTTGCCAATCGTGGTGGCAATCGCTTTGTTTATGCAAATTTTAGACTCAACGGTGCTCAATACCGCTTTGCCTGCGATGGCGCATGATTTAAATCAGCCTGCGTTATCAATGCAGTGGACAGTGATTAGCTATGCGCTCACTTTGGCAATTTTTACCCCGATTAGTGGTTTTATTGCCGATAAGTATGGTACTAAAACCACCTTTATGGTGGCGATTGGCGTGTTTACGGCAGGCTCGATGATGTGTGCGGTGTCACCAACGCTCAATAGCCTAATTTTTTCTCGGGTGGTGCAAGGATTGGGCGGTGCGATGCTCATGCCTGTGGGCAAGTTAACGCTGATCAAAAGCTATCCGCGAGAGCGTATGCTGTCGGTGATGAATTATGCGGTGATGCCTGCGATGATTGCGCCAGTGATTGGACCTTTGGTCGGGGGGTATTTGGTGGAGCTTGCAAGCTGGCATTGGATTTTTTTTGATTAA
- the folD gene encoding bifunctional methylenetetrahydrofolate dehydrogenase/methenyltetrahydrofolate cyclohydrolase FolD, giving the protein MTATVLDGKAYAKQMEAELAERVAKLKQDSGRTPILATILVGDDPASATYVKMKGNACQRVGMDSLKVAMPQATTTEQLLAKIAELNNNPDVHGILLQHPVPSQIDERACFDAIALAKDVDGVTCLGFGNMAMGEPAYGSCTPQGIMYLLEKNGVELAGKHAVVVGRSAILGKPMAMMLLNANCTVTICHSHTQNLPELVKQADIVVGAVGKPELIKKDWIKSGAVVVDAGFHPRTHADGTSGGVGDIELTGIEDIASSYTPVPGGVGPMTINTLIRQTVEAAEKAAAK; this is encoded by the coding sequence ATGACTGCGACAGTGTTAGATGGCAAAGCGTATGCCAAACAAATGGAAGCTGAACTTGCCGAGCGGGTTGCCAAGTTAAAACAAGACTCTGGACGTACGCCGATTTTGGCAACAATTTTAGTGGGCGATGATCCTGCCTCGGCAACTTATGTCAAAATGAAAGGCAATGCCTGTCAACGTGTGGGTATGGATTCCTTAAAAGTTGCCATGCCACAAGCCACCACCACCGAGCAACTATTAGCAAAAATTGCCGAGCTTAACAACAATCCAGACGTGCATGGGATTTTGCTACAACACCCCGTGCCTAGCCAAATTGATGAGCGTGCCTGTTTTGATGCCATTGCACTGGCAAAAGATGTGGATGGCGTGACTTGTTTAGGGTTTGGCAATATGGCGATGGGCGAGCCTGCGTATGGTTCTTGCACCCCGCAAGGCATTATGTATTTATTAGAGAAAAACGGCGTTGAGCTTGCTGGTAAGCATGCGGTGGTCGTGGGTCGTAGCGCGATTTTGGGTAAACCGATGGCGATGATGCTATTAAACGCCAACTGTACGGTGACGATTTGCCATTCACATACCCAGAACTTGCCAGAATTGGTCAAACAAGCGGATATCGTGGTGGGTGCTGTGGGCAAACCAGAACTTATCAAAAAAGATTGGATTAAATCGGGCGCTGTTGTGGTCGATGCAGGGTTTCATCCGCGTACCCATGCGGATGGTACGAGCGGTGGCGTGGGTGATATTGAGCTGACAGGTATCGAAGATATTGCCTCAAGTTATACCCCAGTGCCCGGTGGCGTAGGTCCAATGACCATCAATACACTCATCCGTCAAACGGTAGAAGCGGCAGAAAAAGCAGCTGCAAAATAA
- a CDS encoding GspE/PulE family protein has translation MLSNAFSMIIDTRWCLDELLKDGIIDQRDYNLVMTHNRKTLHPLQVIAGFHLVDKTTHMALTLDQLNRWLAQKAGVDYVRIDPLKTDVPSVTSIMSFEYARSQHILPVAVTQDTVEIGTDQPFYQDWQLNIAHIVSPKKIKTVLISPEQINRYRQEFYQVTKAIAGANHQQKRADADITNVEALLQLGNAANIENPDANDQHVVKIVDWLLQYAFDQRASDIHLEPRRDKSNVRFRIDGILHTVYQMPTGIMTAVVARIKILARLNVAEKRKPQDGRLKTRTPKGQETELRLSTLPTAFGEKLVMRVFDPEVLVRSFEQLGLTGRDLQKWDDMTRKANGIILVTGPTGSGKTTTLYSTLKKLATEEVNVCTIEDPIEMVEPSFNQMQIQNNIDLTFADGIRSLMRQDPDIIMIGEIRDTETAEMAVQASLTGHLVLSTLHTNDAPSSLTRLHDLGVAPFLTSATILGIMAQRLVRTLCPHCKSTQPMNDIEQQTWQALVSPWKAVAPDTINHAVGCEHCRNTGYLGRVGLYEIMVLSNALKKLISEGADLSQIAQKAYQDGLQPLRLAGAKKIAEGVTTFEEVMRVVPLT, from the coding sequence ATGCTCTCCAATGCTTTTTCAATGATAATTGATACCCGTTGGTGTCTTGATGAACTGCTAAAAGATGGCATCATTGACCAACGTGATTATAATTTGGTGATGACCCATAACCGCAAAACCTTGCATCCCTTGCAAGTGATTGCAGGCTTTCATCTAGTCGATAAAACCACGCACATGGCGCTCACTCTTGACCAGCTCAATCGCTGGTTGGCACAAAAAGCAGGCGTTGATTATGTACGTATTGACCCGCTGAAGACCGATGTGCCCTCAGTGACATCGATTATGTCATTTGAATATGCGCGCTCGCAGCACATTTTGCCAGTCGCAGTCACCCAAGATACGGTGGAAATCGGTACAGACCAGCCATTTTATCAAGATTGGCAGCTCAATATTGCGCATATCGTGTCGCCCAAAAAAATCAAAACCGTATTAATCAGTCCCGAGCAAATCAACCGCTATCGCCAAGAATTTTATCAAGTCACCAAAGCTATTGCGGGGGCAAACCATCAGCAAAAACGCGCGGATGCCGATATCACCAATGTCGAAGCGTTATTGCAACTGGGCAATGCCGCCAATATTGAAAATCCCGATGCCAATGACCAACACGTCGTCAAAATTGTTGACTGGTTATTACAATACGCTTTTGACCAGCGTGCCAGTGATATTCACTTAGAGCCGCGCCGAGATAAAAGCAACGTGCGTTTTCGTATCGATGGTATTTTGCATACCGTTTATCAAATGCCGACTGGGATTATGACCGCGGTAGTGGCTCGGATAAAAATTTTAGCCAGACTCAATGTCGCTGAAAAACGTAAACCGCAAGACGGACGGCTAAAAACCCGTACCCCCAAAGGTCAAGAAACCGAGCTGCGGTTATCGACTCTCCCCACTGCGTTTGGCGAAAAATTGGTGATGCGGGTATTTGACCCAGAAGTACTGGTGCGCTCTTTTGAGCAGTTGGGACTGACAGGGCGAGATTTGCAAAAATGGGATGACATGACCCGTAAAGCCAATGGTATTATTTTGGTCACAGGTCCGACAGGCTCGGGTAAAACCACGACGCTGTACAGTACCCTCAAAAAACTGGCGACAGAAGAAGTCAATGTCTGTACCATCGAAGACCCGATTGAGATGGTGGAGCCGTCATTTAACCAAATGCAAATTCAAAACAATATTGATTTGACCTTTGCTGACGGTATTCGCTCATTGATGCGTCAAGACCCCGATATCATCATGATTGGCGAGATTCGCGATACCGAAACCGCAGAAATGGCAGTACAAGCCTCGCTGACTGGGCACTTGGTGTTATCGACTTTACATACCAATGATGCACCCAGTTCGTTAACAAGGCTACATGATTTGGGCGTTGCGCCATTTTTAACCTCAGCGACTATCTTGGGCATCATGGCACAGCGTTTGGTGCGTACCCTTTGCCCACATTGTAAATCCACCCAGCCCATGAATGACATTGAGCAGCAGACTTGGCAGGCGTTAGTCAGTCCTTGGAAAGCGGTAGCCCCAGATACCATCAATCATGCCGTGGGCTGTGAACATTGCCGTAATACGGGTTATCTTGGGCGAGTGGGGTTGTATGAAATCATGGTGCTTAGTAATGCGCTTAAAAAATTGATTAGCGAAGGCGCTGACTTGTCGCAAATCGCGCAAAAAGCCTACCAAGATGGGTTGCAGCCGTTAAGACTGGCCGGCGCGAAAAAAATTGCTGAAGGGGTGACGACGTTTGAAGAAGTGATGAGAGTGGTGCCGTTAACTTAG
- a CDS encoding ABC transporter permease: MLIKHPVWQARIHRFRRNRLGFVSLIMFSLIFLACMGANLIANDKPMLVNYQNHWYFPIVKSYPETTFGGVFETETNYQDPVVKDLINQHGYMIEPMIPFADQTPSVMRSVPFPAPPNAQNWLGTDDQGRDVLARVLYGLRVSLLFGLALTVAGSIIGIAVGAVQGYFGGWTDLVGQRLMEVWGGLPQLFMIIILVSLFSPSVFVLFGLMLLFGWMGLVGLVRAEFLRARNFDYVRSAKAMGVSDAKIMFRHILPNAMSSSLSQLPFILTANITALTTLDYLGYGLPAGSPSLGELISQGKDNLDSPWLALAGFFSLTIVLSLLIFIGEALRDAFDPRQS; this comes from the coding sequence ATGCTGATAAAACATCCTGTTTGGCAAGCGCGCATTCACCGCTTTCGGCGTAATCGGTTGGGATTTGTTTCGCTCATCATGTTTAGCTTGATTTTCCTTGCCTGCATGGGGGCAAACCTTATCGCCAATGACAAGCCGATGCTGGTTAATTATCAAAATCACTGGTATTTTCCCATCGTCAAGTCTTACCCCGAAACCACCTTTGGCGGTGTGTTCGAGACCGAAACCAACTACCAAGACCCTGTGGTCAAAGACCTAATCAACCAACATGGCTATATGATTGAGCCTATGATACCGTTTGCCGACCAAACGCCAAGTGTCATGCGCTCGGTGCCGTTTCCTGCCCCGCCCAATGCCCAAAACTGGCTCGGCACGGACGACCAAGGTCGAGATGTGCTGGCAAGGGTATTGTATGGCTTGCGTGTATCGCTATTATTTGGGTTGGCGTTGACGGTGGCAGGGTCAATCATTGGCATTGCGGTGGGGGCGGTGCAAGGGTATTTTGGCGGCTGGACGGATTTGGTGGGTCAGCGGTTGATGGAAGTGTGGGGTGGTCTACCACAGCTATTTATGATTATTATTTTGGTCAGTCTGTTTAGCCCAAGTGTGTTTGTGTTGTTTGGGCTGATGCTGCTCTTTGGCTGGATGGGGCTCGTTGGTCTGGTGCGTGCCGAGTTTTTGCGAGCGAGAAATTTTGATTATGTGCGGTCGGCAAAAGCGATGGGGGTGTCAGATGCCAAGATTATGTTTCGCCATATTTTGCCCAATGCGATGTCGTCGAGTCTGTCGCAGTTGCCGTTTATTTTGACGGCGAATATCACGGCACTCACCACGCTTGATTATTTGGGTTATGGCTTGCCTGCAGGGTCGCCGTCTTTGGGGGAGCTAATCTCACAGGGAAAAGATAATTTGGATTCACCGTGGCTGGCGCTTGCCGGATTTTTTAGTTTGACGATTGTGTTGTCGCTGCTGATTTTTATTGGAGAAGCGCTGCGAGATGCATTTGACCCACGGCAGTCTTGA